Proteins encoded in a region of the Halothiobacillus diazotrophicus genome:
- a CDS encoding HesB/IscA family protein, whose protein sequence is MLTLTEKAIHAVKGLITETPEASGLRVMVSGGGCSGFQYGMGLESQAQADDTVIALEGLQVYVDENSAPLLTGVVIDYVEDITGVGFRFENPNATATCGCGSSFTAGDGSPTPDKSTCGHRG, encoded by the coding sequence ATGTTGACACTGACAGAAAAGGCGATTCACGCCGTCAAGGGTCTGATCACGGAAACCCCGGAAGCCAGTGGCCTCCGCGTCATGGTCTCCGGTGGCGGTTGTTCCGGATTCCAGTACGGCATGGGGCTCGAATCGCAAGCCCAGGCCGACGACACCGTCATCGCCCTCGAAGGCCTCCAGGTCTATGTGGACGAGAACAGCGCGCCGCTGCTGACGGGCGTGGTGATCGACTACGTCGAGGACATCACCGGCGTCGGCTTCCGGTTCGAGAACCCGAACGCCACGGCCACCTGCGGCTGCGGTTCCTCCTTCACGGCGGGCGACGGTTCGCCCACGCCCGACAAATCAACCTGCGGTCATCGAGGGTAA
- a CDS encoding nitrogen fixation protein NifQ, whose product MDSGIYQYLMDHRDAQEDVYEAHIFAQCISHNARCDNESLSAAMGLSQTKFRMLINRYFARVLDDKPIDRCIKEHLNLCTGLDYSCQCENLASDTPSSRVRDEEMNDLKLLLLDHSSSYGEHVDWITSMIAAACLRDNHLWQDLGLACREELNQLLSRYFPILYNKNTGNMKWKKFLYKQLCELGEVSVCLAPSCAVCIEYAACFGPEDATDWSQPTVTAAMH is encoded by the coding sequence ATGGACTCAGGAATCTACCAATACCTGATGGATCACCGCGACGCGCAGGAAGACGTGTACGAGGCGCATATCTTCGCCCAGTGCATCAGTCACAACGCACGTTGCGACAACGAGTCGCTCAGTGCCGCCATGGGCCTGAGCCAGACGAAGTTCCGCATGCTGATCAACCGGTATTTCGCCCGCGTGCTCGACGACAAGCCCATCGACCGGTGCATCAAGGAGCATCTGAATCTGTGCACCGGCCTCGATTATTCCTGCCAGTGCGAGAACCTGGCTTCGGACACGCCCTCAAGCCGCGTGCGCGACGAGGAAATGAACGATCTCAAGCTGCTGCTGCTTGATCACAGCTCGAGCTACGGCGAGCACGTCGACTGGATCACCTCGATGATCGCCGCCGCCTGCCTGCGCGACAACCACCTCTGGCAGGACCTGGGTCTGGCCTGCCGCGAAGAACTCAACCAGCTTCTCTCGCGCTATTTCCCGATTCTGTACAACAAGAACACGGGCAACATGAAGTGGAAGAAATTCCTCTACAAGCAGCTGTGCGAACTGGGCGAGGTGTCGGTCTGCCTGGCGCCGAGCTGCGCGGTCTGCATCGAGTACGCGGCCTGCTTCGGCCCCGAGGACGCGACGGACTGGTCCCAGCCGACCGTCACCGCCGCCATGCACTGA
- the fdxB gene encoding ferredoxin III, nif-specific → MSSMTGITKGGLAWTPNFVDQIDDEKCIGCGRCYRACGRDVLMLKGIDEDGGLVAADDDEAERKVMVIEHPENCIGCEACSRVCPKDCYTHTPLAAA, encoded by the coding sequence ATGAGCAGCATGACCGGCATCACCAAGGGGGGCCTCGCCTGGACCCCGAATTTCGTAGACCAGATCGATGACGAGAAATGCATCGGCTGTGGTCGCTGCTACCGTGCCTGCGGTCGCGACGTGCTGATGCTCAAGGGCATCGACGAGGATGGTGGGCTGGTCGCTGCGGACGACGATGAAGCCGAACGCAAGGTCATGGTGATCGAGCACCCGGAGAACTGCATCGGCTGCGAGGCCTGCTCCCGGGTCTGCCCCAAGGACTGCTATACCCACACGCCGCTGGCGGCCGCCTGA
- a CDS encoding CCE_0567 family metalloprotein, with protein MDEIEAIKAEIKRLNSQANRLKMDLHDLAEDLPINWEGIPDLAEQTHTTYRDLNAAKARLAALNGD; from the coding sequence GTGGACGAAATCGAAGCCATCAAAGCCGAAATCAAGCGCCTGAACAGCCAGGCGAACCGTCTGAAGATGGATCTGCACGATCTGGCCGAGGACCTGCCCATCAACTGGGAGGGCATCCCCGACCTCGCCGAGCAGACACACACGACCTATCGCGATTTGAACGCGGCCAAGGCGCGCCTGGCCGCCCTGAACGGAGACTGA
- a CDS encoding NifX-associated nitrogen fixation protein, producing MSDTTTATPEATTVAPMETPFIQELVKQWRAQDSYGTWEKKNDEELLAPYIVDKEARRAIPIIGDPDPEVLWRLELFYNAIGLATERATGIMVSPMMKMSHEGFGRMILTAGRLIVINKHLRDVHRFGFLSMEKLAEEGGKLVDSAVDMINRFPEVARF from the coding sequence ATGTCTGATACCACGACCGCAACCCCCGAAGCCACGACCGTCGCCCCGATGGAGACCCCGTTCATCCAGGAACTGGTCAAGCAATGGCGCGCCCAGGACAGCTACGGCACCTGGGAGAAGAAGAACGACGAGGAGCTGCTCGCCCCGTACATCGTCGACAAGGAAGCCCGCCGGGCGATCCCGATCATCGGCGACCCCGATCCGGAAGTGCTGTGGCGCCTGGAACTCTTCTACAACGCCATCGGCCTCGCCACCGAGCGTGCGACCGGCATCATGGTCTCGCCGATGATGAAGATGAGTCACGAGGGTTTCGGCCGGATGATCCTCACCGCCGGCCGTCTCATCGTGATCAACAAGCATCTGCGCGACGTGCATCGCTTCGGCTTCCTCAGCATGGAAAAACTCGCCGAGGAAGGCGGAAAGCTGGTGGACAGCGCCGTGGACATGATCAACCGCTTCCCCGAAGTGGCCCGCTTCTAG
- the nifX gene encoding nitrogen fixation protein NifX, translating into MKVAFATQDMKRVDAHFGWAKQIAIYEVTEDGHEFLEAVQFDGELAEDGNEDKLAPKLEAIKDCAILYVSAIGGSGAARVIALKIHPIKVNEPEAIEDILAKLQKVLRDAPPPWLRKALRKGQEYEFELDEEESSNV; encoded by the coding sequence ATGAAAGTCGCATTTGCCACACAAGACATGAAACGCGTCGATGCCCACTTCGGCTGGGCCAAGCAGATCGCCATCTACGAGGTGACCGAGGACGGCCACGAGTTTCTCGAGGCCGTGCAGTTCGACGGCGAACTGGCCGAAGACGGCAACGAGGACAAGCTCGCGCCCAAGCTCGAAGCCATCAAGGACTGCGCCATCCTGTACGTCTCCGCCATCGGCGGTTCGGGTGCGGCCCGCGTGATCGCCCTGAAGATCCACCCGATCAAGGTCAACGAGCCCGAAGCGATCGAGGACATCCTCGCCAAGCTCCAGAAGGTACTGCGCGATGCACCGCCGCCCTGGCTGCGCAAGGCACTGCGCAAGGGACAGGAATACGAATTCGAACTCGACGAAGAGGAAAGCAGCAATGTCTGA
- the nifN gene encoding nitrogenase iron-molybdenum cofactor biosynthesis protein NifN — MSTVRTVNKACTVNPLKLSQPVGGALAFMGLDNAMPLLHGSQGCTAFGMVLFVRHFRETVPLQTTAMSEVATVMGGLENIGKAILSIYQRAKPSVIGICSTGVTETKGDDVDGYLKTFMAAHPELGDLVVVYVSTPDFKDAFQDGWAKTVAQIVGTLPDPQAPKVPGAINFLVGSHMTVADVEELRDISEAFGLKPTILPDLSGSMDGHVPENFSPTTLGGTTVPEIRAMGGAEFTIAVGEQMRPAAEALMARTGQSYMLFDRLTGIEANDQLLECLSQISGRPVPLKYRRQRSQLMDAMLDSHFFYGGKRFAIGAEPDLLWSLATLFAEMGAEIAAAVTTTQSPMLERLPCAEVLIGDLEDLEDRAKDCDILITTSHGRQAAERLHIPFVRMGLPIFDRLGATHRLSIGYRGTRDLLFEIGNVLMANEHENHPESWPLPAENHAARPTLALS, encoded by the coding sequence ATGAGCACTGTCCGCACCGTGAACAAGGCCTGCACCGTCAACCCGCTGAAGCTGAGCCAGCCCGTCGGCGGCGCGCTGGCCTTCATGGGCCTCGACAACGCCATGCCGCTGCTGCACGGCTCGCAGGGCTGCACGGCCTTCGGCATGGTGCTGTTCGTTCGCCATTTCCGCGAAACCGTGCCGTTGCAGACCACGGCGATGAGCGAAGTCGCCACGGTGATGGGCGGGCTAGAGAACATCGGCAAGGCCATCCTCAGCATCTACCAGCGCGCGAAACCGAGCGTGATCGGCATCTGCTCCACCGGCGTCACCGAAACCAAGGGCGACGACGTGGATGGCTACCTCAAGACCTTCATGGCGGCGCATCCCGAACTGGGCGATCTCGTGGTCGTCTATGTCTCGACGCCGGACTTCAAGGATGCCTTCCAGGACGGCTGGGCCAAGACCGTCGCCCAGATCGTGGGGACCCTGCCCGATCCGCAGGCGCCGAAGGTGCCCGGTGCCATCAACTTCCTGGTCGGTTCGCACATGACGGTGGCCGATGTCGAGGAACTGCGCGACATCAGCGAGGCCTTCGGCCTGAAGCCGACCATCCTGCCCGACCTGTCCGGCTCGATGGACGGCCACGTGCCGGAGAACTTCTCGCCCACCACGCTCGGCGGCACCACCGTGCCGGAAATCCGTGCCATGGGCGGTGCCGAATTCACCATCGCCGTGGGCGAGCAGATGCGCCCGGCGGCCGAAGCCCTGATGGCGCGCACCGGGCAGTCCTACATGCTGTTCGATCGGCTCACCGGCATCGAGGCCAACGACCAGCTGCTCGAATGCCTGAGCCAGATCAGCGGCCGCCCGGTGCCCCTGAAATATCGCCGGCAGCGCAGCCAGCTGATGGACGCGATGCTCGACAGCCACTTCTTCTATGGCGGCAAGCGCTTCGCCATCGGCGCGGAACCGGACCTGCTGTGGTCGCTGGCCACCCTGTTCGCCGAGATGGGTGCGGAGATCGCTGCGGCGGTCACGACCACCCAATCCCCGATGCTCGAACGCCTGCCCTGTGCCGAGGTGCTGATCGGCGATCTGGAGGATCTGGAGGATCGCGCCAAGGACTGCGACATCCTGATCACCACCTCGCATGGTCGCCAGGCGGCCGAACGGCTGCACATCCCCTTCGTGCGCATGGGCCTGCCGATCTTCGACCGGCTCGGTGCCACGCATCGGCTGTCCATCGGTTATCGGGGTACGCGGGATCTGCTGTTCGAGATCGGCAACGTCCTGATGGCCAACGAACACGAGAATCATCCGGAGAGCTGGCCGCTGCCAGCCGAAAACCATGCAGCACGTCCGACGCTTGCGCTTAGTTAA
- the nifE gene encoding nitrogenase iron-molybdenum cofactor biosynthesis protein NifE, whose amino-acid sequence MLQNKIQDVLNEPGCELNQSKSDKDRKKGCTKQLQPGAAAGGCAFDGAKIALQPLTDVAHLVHGPIACEGNSWDNRGAKSSGSRLYRTGFTTDINELDVVYGGEKHLFKSIKEIIDKYDPPAVFVYQTCVPAMIGDDIEAVCKAAAAKFDKPVIPVNSPGFVGSKNLGNKLAGEALLDYVIGTEEPETTTPYDINIIGEYNLAGELWQIKPLLDRLGIRILSCISGDAKYHEVAQSHRAKAAMMVCSKAMINIARKMEERYDIPFFEGSFYGISDSSESLRQIARLLIQKGAPAELMDRTEALIAQEEARAWEQMTAFGNRLNGKRVLLITGGVKSWSVVSALQEVGMVVVGTSVKKSTKEDKDRISELMGGDAHMIDDMTPREMYKMLKEAQADIMLSGARSQFVALKANVPWLDINQERHHAYAGYEGMVELVRQIDRALYNPIWGQLRKPAPWDSRPASAPLFGEDPVVADASEQTTNGQVQPIGLDAQMGQEVTA is encoded by the coding sequence ATGTTGCAGAACAAGATCCAGGACGTCCTGAACGAACCGGGATGCGAACTGAACCAGTCCAAGTCCGACAAGGATCGCAAGAAGGGTTGTACCAAGCAGTTGCAACCCGGCGCTGCCGCCGGCGGCTGTGCCTTCGACGGTGCGAAGATCGCCCTGCAGCCCCTCACCGACGTCGCCCATCTCGTGCATGGGCCGATCGCCTGCGAAGGCAACTCCTGGGACAACCGGGGCGCCAAGTCCTCCGGTTCCCGACTGTATCGCACCGGCTTCACCACCGACATCAACGAACTCGACGTGGTGTACGGCGGCGAGAAGCACCTGTTCAAGTCCATCAAGGAAATCATCGACAAGTACGATCCGCCGGCCGTGTTCGTCTATCAGACCTGCGTACCGGCGATGATCGGCGACGACATCGAGGCGGTCTGCAAGGCGGCCGCCGCCAAGTTCGACAAACCGGTGATTCCCGTCAACTCGCCCGGCTTCGTCGGCAGCAAGAACCTCGGCAACAAGCTCGCCGGGGAAGCGCTGCTCGACTACGTGATCGGCACCGAGGAACCGGAAACCACCACGCCGTATGACATCAACATCATCGGCGAATACAACCTCGCGGGCGAGCTGTGGCAGATCAAGCCCCTGCTCGACCGCCTGGGCATCCGCATCCTGTCCTGCATCAGCGGCGACGCGAAGTACCATGAGGTCGCGCAGTCCCACCGTGCCAAGGCAGCGATGATGGTGTGCTCCAAGGCGATGATCAACATCGCCCGCAAGATGGAAGAACGCTACGACATCCCCTTCTTCGAGGGCTCGTTCTACGGTATTTCCGATTCCAGCGAATCCCTGCGGCAGATCGCCCGACTGCTGATCCAGAAAGGCGCCCCGGCGGAGCTGATGGATCGCACCGAAGCGCTGATCGCCCAGGAGGAAGCGCGGGCCTGGGAACAGATGACCGCCTTCGGCAATCGCCTGAACGGCAAGCGCGTGCTGCTGATCACCGGCGGCGTGAAGTCCTGGTCGGTGGTTTCGGCCCTGCAGGAAGTCGGCATGGTCGTGGTGGGCACCAGCGTGAAGAAGTCCACGAAAGAGGACAAGGACCGTATCAGCGAGCTGATGGGAGGCGATGCCCACATGATCGACGACATGACACCCCGCGAGATGTACAAGATGCTCAAGGAAGCGCAGGCCGACATCATGCTGTCCGGTGCGCGGTCCCAGTTCGTCGCCCTTAAGGCCAACGTGCCCTGGCTGGACATCAACCAGGAGCGGCATCACGCCTATGCCGGTTATGAAGGCATGGTGGAACTCGTTCGCCAGATCGACCGGGCGCTCTACAACCCGATCTGGGGCCAGCTGCGCAAGCCGGCCCCCTGGGATAGCCGCCCCGCTTCGGCACCGCTGTTTGGTGAAGATCCCGTCGTTGCCGATGCGTCCGAGCAGACAACCAATGGTCAGGTCCAGCCCATCGGCCTCGACGCCCAGATGGGGCAGGAGGTGACGGCATGA
- a CDS encoding 2Fe-2S iron-sulfur cluster-binding protein: protein MANVTFTSPAMKKDLTVYAIAGDNGTLLALAQANQVPVHFECENGECGSCAVQVSVLSDKTPMAISLTEKEKTALKLAGKITQAQITDAEVNDMPPPWRLACQYIVRDEDILVKF, encoded by the coding sequence ATGGCTAATGTGACATTCACATCACCGGCAATGAAAAAGGACCTGACGGTCTATGCGATTGCCGGCGATAACGGCACCCTCCTCGCCCTTGCCCAGGCCAACCAGGTCCCGGTGCATTTCGAATGCGAGAACGGGGAATGCGGCTCCTGCGCCGTACAGGTCAGCGTCCTGAGCGACAAGACGCCCATGGCGATCAGCCTGACCGAAAAAGAAAAGACCGCGCTGAAATTGGCCGGCAAGATCACCCAGGCCCAGATCACCGACGCGGAGGTCAATGACATGCCGCCGCCGTGGCGTCTGGCCTGCCAATACATCGTTCGCGATGAGGACATCCTCGTCAAATTCTGA